In Bacteroidota bacterium, one genomic interval encodes:
- a CDS encoding heavy-metal-associated domain-containing protein, with protein MAFITPLKMNAQAANVTQTVKIKTSAECDMCKSRIEKEVRAMKGVKSADLDLTTKILTVEYNPKKISPENIRTAISNIGYDADDVKANNRSQKELPKCCHPPKN; from the coding sequence ATGGCATTCATTACGCCGCTGAAAATGAATGCGCAGGCAGCCAATGTAACACAAACCGTGAAGATCAAAACTTCTGCCGAATGCGATATGTGCAAATCAAGAATTGAAAAAGAAGTGCGGGCAATGAAAGGTGTGAAGAGCGCCGATCTTGATCTCACCACAAAAATCCTCACCGTGGAATACAATCCGAAAAAAATTTCACCCGAAAATATCCGCACAGCTATTTCCAACATCGGTTACGATGCCGACGATGTGAAAGCAAATAACCGCTCTCAGAAAGAACTGCCGAAGT